CGCATCATAGCTTCACGCAATTTAATACGGCTTAGGCCGAATTTGCGTAGGTAGCCATGTGGACGGCCAGTTACGTTACAGCGGTTACGCTGACGAGACCGACTTGAATCACGAGGTAACGATTGCAATTTTAACACTGCGTCCCAACGCTCTTCATCAGAGCTGTTCACGCTGCTAATAATCGCTTTAAGCGCAGCGCGCTTTTCCGCGAAGCGAGCAACGGCTTTTTCACGTTTCACTTCACGAGCTTTCATTGATTGTTTAGCCATAACTAACTCTACCTTAC
This region of Agarivorans sp. Alg241-V36 genomic DNA includes:
- the rpsN gene encoding 30S ribosomal protein S14 — encoded protein: MAKQSMKAREVKREKAVARFAEKRAALKAIISSVNSSDEERWDAVLKLQSLPRDSSRSRQRNRCNVTGRPHGYLRKFGLSRIKLREAMMRGEVPGLKKASW